The following coding sequences lie in one Gemmatimonas sp. UBA7669 genomic window:
- a CDS encoding alpha/beta fold hydrolase: MYTDHLYVPLTGAAPGQSLHVERTGYGGAPVVLLHGFGTSTFLWRQVAPRLAEQGATVLAMDLLGFGESVSPGERGTSPADQAAHVELALLALRAAPGMVVGVGLGALVALLLALRAPDRVQRLLLVDPLDPDDLPGPAVRQLQRSTVTAALSSHSLFGARPLLEPFLARAMPEGQALTDLVLARHLAPFVGPDGAGRLLQLASGITLDETSRVALEGLRTEVLLWCSARPGGASEDRAAAGRRHSGDAEDGSPVERIARWRALLPGCRLVPVVAGTPAGELVPELAPAALASAIEAWMP, from the coding sequence ATGTACACCGATCACCTCTACGTTCCGCTGACCGGCGCGGCCCCCGGGCAGTCGCTGCATGTGGAGCGCACGGGCTACGGCGGCGCGCCCGTGGTGCTGCTGCATGGCTTCGGCACCAGCACCTTTCTCTGGCGCCAGGTCGCGCCCCGTCTCGCCGAGCAGGGAGCGACGGTGCTGGCCATGGATCTGCTGGGCTTTGGGGAGTCGGTCTCGCCCGGTGAGCGCGGCACCAGTCCCGCGGATCAGGCAGCCCACGTGGAACTGGCGCTGCTGGCGCTGCGGGCGGCACCCGGCATGGTGGTGGGGGTGGGGCTGGGCGCGCTGGTGGCCCTGCTGCTGGCGCTGCGCGCACCCGACCGCGTGCAGCGCCTGCTGCTCGTGGATCCGCTGGACCCGGACGATCTGCCGGGACCGGCCGTTCGCCAGCTGCAGCGCAGCACCGTGACCGCGGCGCTGTCGTCCCACAGTCTTTTTGGCGCGAGACCGCTGCTCGAGCCGTTTCTGGCGCGTGCCATGCCCGAAGGCCAGGCGTTGACCGATCTGGTCCTGGCGCGGCATCTGGCGCCCTTTGTGGGGCCCGACGGTGCCGGGCGCCTGCTGCAACTGGCCAGCGGCATCACGCTGGACGAAACGTCACGCGTGGCGCTCGAGGGCCTGCGCACCGAGGTCCTGCTCTGGTGCAGCGCGCGGCCCGGAGGCGCGTCGGAGGATCGCGCTGCCGCCGGCCGCCGTCACTCGGGTGACGCGGAAGACGGCTCACCGGTTGAGAGGATAGCGCGCTGGCGGGCGCTGCTGCCGGGCTGCCGTCTGGTTCCCGTGGTGGCCGGCACGCCCGCCGGTGAGCTGGTTCCCGAGCTGGCGCCTGCGGCATTGGCGTCAGCGATTGAGGCCTGGATGCCGTAG